One region of Paraburkholderia phymatum STM815 genomic DNA includes:
- a CDS encoding GMC family oxidoreductase has protein sequence MPRRFDYVVVGAGSAGCVLANRLSEDGRYSVCLLEAGPADRYLWIHIPIGYGKTMFHPVYNWGFYTDADPNMNDRKLYWPRGRTLGGCSSINGLIYVRGQKEDYDHWAALGNRGWSWDECLPYFRRLEHNQLGEGPTRGVDGPLWASTIRQRHELVDAFVAASNRLGVRTVDDFNTGDQEGVGYYQLTTRHGLRCSTAVAYLKPARRRANLHVETEAQASKILFDGTRATGIQYVQHRETREVHADREVILTAGALQSPQLLQLSGVGPGALLREHGIPVVADRAGVGENLQDHLQVRLIYEVTKPITTNDQLHSWTGRAKMGLQWALFRGGPLAVGINQGGMFCRALPDEAKTPDIQFHFSTLSADSAGGDVHAFPGCTYSICQLRPESRGVVRIRSTNPLEAPSIQPNYLATDLDRRTAVAGVRFARRVAATQPMASLMKREVRPGADARTDDELLHFCREYGQTIFHPSGTVKMGTADDPLAVVDERLRVYGTRGLRVVDCSIMPTLVSGNTNVPIVMVAEKASDMILDDARAPGPHERVNAPVEAAA, from the coding sequence ATGCCACGTCGTTTCGACTATGTCGTCGTCGGCGCCGGGTCCGCCGGCTGCGTCCTCGCCAACCGTCTGTCGGAAGACGGGCGCTATTCGGTCTGTCTGCTCGAAGCGGGTCCCGCCGATCGCTACCTCTGGATTCATATTCCGATCGGCTACGGCAAGACGATGTTTCATCCCGTCTATAACTGGGGCTTCTATACGGACGCCGATCCGAACATGAACGACCGCAAGCTCTATTGGCCTCGTGGCCGCACGCTCGGCGGATGCAGTTCGATCAATGGCCTGATCTACGTGCGCGGGCAGAAAGAGGACTACGACCATTGGGCCGCGCTCGGCAATCGCGGATGGAGCTGGGACGAATGCCTGCCGTACTTCCGGCGGCTCGAGCACAACCAACTGGGCGAGGGGCCGACGCGCGGTGTCGACGGGCCGCTGTGGGCGTCGACAATCCGGCAGCGTCATGAACTCGTCGATGCGTTCGTCGCGGCATCGAACCGGCTCGGCGTGCGGACTGTCGACGACTTCAATACGGGCGATCAGGAAGGCGTCGGCTACTACCAGCTGACCACGCGCCACGGCTTGCGCTGTTCGACAGCCGTCGCGTATCTGAAGCCTGCGCGGCGCCGCGCGAATCTGCACGTCGAAACGGAGGCGCAGGCGTCGAAGATCCTGTTCGACGGCACGCGCGCAACGGGCATTCAATACGTGCAGCATCGCGAGACACGCGAAGTGCACGCGGATCGCGAGGTGATATTGACGGCGGGCGCGCTGCAATCGCCGCAATTGCTGCAACTGTCGGGCGTCGGTCCGGGGGCGCTGCTGCGCGAGCACGGCATTCCCGTCGTGGCTGATCGCGCGGGTGTCGGCGAAAATCTGCAGGACCATTTGCAGGTTCGCCTGATCTACGAAGTCACGAAGCCGATCACCACCAACGACCAGCTTCATTCATGGACGGGCCGCGCGAAGATGGGCCTGCAATGGGCGCTGTTTCGCGGCGGACCGCTTGCGGTCGGCATCAATCAGGGCGGCATGTTCTGCCGCGCGCTGCCTGACGAAGCGAAGACGCCCGACATCCAGTTCCACTTCTCGACGCTTTCCGCCGATTCCGCTGGCGGCGACGTACACGCGTTTCCCGGCTGCACGTATTCGATCTGCCAGTTGCGGCCCGAATCGCGCGGCGTGGTGCGTATCCGCTCGACGAATCCGCTCGAGGCGCCGTCGATCCAGCCGAACTATCTCGCGACCGATCTCGACCGGCGCACGGCCGTCGCGGGCGTGCGCTTTGCGCGGCGCGTCGCCGCAACGCAGCCGATGGCCTCGCTGATGAAGCGCGAAGTACGGCCCGGCGCCGACGCGCGGACGGACGACGAACTGCTGCATTTCTGCCGCGAGTACGGACAGACGATTTTCCATCCGTCGGGCACGGTGAAGATGGGGACAGCCGACGATCCGCTCGCCGTGGTCGACGAACGCCTGCGCGTGTATGGCACGCGCGGGCTGCGTGTCGTCGATTGCTCGATCATGCCGACGCTCGTGTCCGGCAACACCAACGTGCCGATCGTAATGGTCGCGGAAAAGGCGTCCGACATGATCCTCGACGACGCCCGCGCCCCTGGCCCTCACGAGCGCGTGAACGCGCCGGTGGAAGCCGCCGCCTGA